The bacterium genome includes the window TCTACAGCGGCGAAGAACAGCGAAAGCTCGCCGAGGAATCGAAGACAGCTCTCGACCGCTCGAAGATCCTTCCAAGCCCGGTTTTGACGGAGATAACGGCGGCCTCGGCCTTTTACCCGGCGGAGGAGTACCACCAGCACTACTACCGCAAAAACCCGCTTCGCTACCGCTTCTACAGGTCCGGCTGCGGGAGGGACGACAGGCTCCGGGAGCTTTGGGGAAAGCCGAAGTGACCGTCAGCTAAATCACATCTTCGCCGCGGTGTGAAAGGCTACGTGGTTGCCCTCGGTATCCAGGAAATGGGCCATGAAGCCGTACTCGCCGATATCGGTCTTCGCCAGCAGCGTCTTTCCGCCGAGAGCCTCCACCTTCTTGAGGCTCGCCTCGATGTCGGGCACGGAGAAGTAGATTATCACGCCGCAGGACGAGGGAGTATAGCCGACGCCCTGCACCAGCGACCCCGTCGCGCCGTATTTGTCCATGTTGTCCATAGGGAACCACCCCATCTTCAGCGGCCCCACCACGTTCACCGAAATCTCGACGCCGAAGACGCCCTCGTAGAACTTCTTCGCCTTGTCGAAATCGTTCACCGGAATCTCAAACCAGCCCACAGGATTCATAACCGGCTCCTTGTGATCGCCAAATATTCGTAAGCAAAAAAATCCCCCTGCCCTACGGCGGGAAAACCCCTGCGAGAAAACTCACAGGGGTTTTTCGCCGATGTCTTTGAAGCGTTCTCAGTCGCACTTCGGGCAGCCGGTATGGAAGGCCTTTTTGATCATCTTGCGCGTCTCGGCGTCGTCTTTCATGCCGTGGGATTTCACCCCGTGCAGCATCGCCACCTCCATC containing:
- a CDS encoding VOC family protein — translated: MNPVGWFEIPVNDFDKAKKFYEGVFGVEISVNVVGPLKMGWFPMDNMDKYGATGSLVQGVGYTPSSCGVIIYFSVPDIEASLKKVEALGGKTLLAKTDIGEYGFMAHFLDTEGNHVAFHTAAKM
- a CDS encoding DUF1059 domain-containing protein, with the translated sequence MARKYIDCREVPGSKCSVTLAADTEEDLMEVAMLHGVKSHGMKDDAETRKMIKKAFHTGCPKCD